In one Balaenoptera musculus isolate JJ_BM4_2016_0621 chromosome 20, mBalMus1.pri.v3, whole genome shotgun sequence genomic region, the following are encoded:
- the RANGRF gene encoding ran guanine nucleotide release factor isoform X3 yields the protein MEPTRDYPLFGGAFSATLPPGAIDVSDLRPVPDNQEVFCHRVTDQSLIVELLELQAHVQGEEAVRYHFEDVGGVQEARVVQVEAVQPLLLENLALRGCCQEAWILSGKQQVAKENQQVAKYVTLYQALLRLPQYQTDLLLTFNQPP from the exons ATGGAGCCCACGCGAGACTACCCACTGTTCGGGGGCGCCTTCTCCGCCACTCTCCCTCCGGGGGCCATCGACGTAAG CGACCTCCGACCGGTCCCGGACAATCAAGAAGTTTTCTGCCATCGCGTGACAGACCAGAGCCTGATCGTGGAACTTCTGGAGCTGCAGGCCCACGTGCAGGGCGAAGAGGCGGTGCG GTACCATTTTGAGGACGTTGGCGGGGTGCAGGAGGCTAGGGTTGTGCAAGTGGAGGCTGTGCAGCCCCTCCTTTTGGAGAACCTGGCCCTGAGGGGCTGCTGTCAAGAAGCCTGGATCCTCTCTGGCAAGCAGCAGGTAGCTAAAGAAAACCAGCAG GTAGCAAAGTATGTGACACTGTACCAGGCCTTGCTGCGGCTGCCCCAGTACCAGACTGATCTCCTGCTCACCTTCAATCAGCCCCCGTAA
- the RANGRF gene encoding ran guanine nucleotide release factor isoform X1, giving the protein MEPTRDYPLFGGAFSATLPPGAIDVSDLRPVPDNQEVFCHRVTDQSLIVELLELQAHVQGEEAVRYHFEDVGGVQEARVVQVEAVQPLLLENLALRGCCQEAWILSGKQQVAKENQQVAKYVTLYQALLRLPQYQTDLLLTFNQPPPENRSSLGPENLSLPPWSLGDFEQLVTSLTLHDPNIFGPQ; this is encoded by the exons ATGGAGCCCACGCGAGACTACCCACTGTTCGGGGGCGCCTTCTCCGCCACTCTCCCTCCGGGGGCCATCGACGTAAG CGACCTCCGACCGGTCCCGGACAATCAAGAAGTTTTCTGCCATCGCGTGACAGACCAGAGCCTGATCGTGGAACTTCTGGAGCTGCAGGCCCACGTGCAGGGCGAAGAGGCGGTGCG GTACCATTTTGAGGACGTTGGCGGGGTGCAGGAGGCTAGGGTTGTGCAAGTGGAGGCTGTGCAGCCCCTCCTTTTGGAGAACCTGGCCCTGAGGGGCTGCTGTCAAGAAGCCTGGATCCTCTCTGGCAAGCAGCAGGTAGCTAAAGAAAACCAGCAG GTAGCAAAGTATGTGACACTGTACCAGGCCTTGCTGCGGCTGCCCCAGTACCAGACTGATCTCCTGCTCACCTTCAATCAGCCCCC CCCTGAGAATAGGTCATCTCTTGGCCCTGAAAATCTTTCACTTCCGCCCTGGAGCCTGGGTGACTTTGAACAGTTGGTGACCAGTCTGACCCTTCACGATCCCAACATCTTTGGTCCCCAGTAA
- the RANGRF gene encoding ran guanine nucleotide release factor isoform X2, with protein sequence MEPTRDYPLFGGAFSATLPPGAIDVSDLRPVPDNQEVFCHRVTDQSLIVELLELQAHVQGEEAVRYHFEDVGGVQEARVVQVEAVQPLLLENLALRGCCQEAWILSGKQQVAKYVTLYQALLRLPQYQTDLLLTFNQPPPENRSSLGPENLSLPPWSLGDFEQLVTSLTLHDPNIFGPQ encoded by the exons ATGGAGCCCACGCGAGACTACCCACTGTTCGGGGGCGCCTTCTCCGCCACTCTCCCTCCGGGGGCCATCGACGTAAG CGACCTCCGACCGGTCCCGGACAATCAAGAAGTTTTCTGCCATCGCGTGACAGACCAGAGCCTGATCGTGGAACTTCTGGAGCTGCAGGCCCACGTGCAGGGCGAAGAGGCGGTGCG GTACCATTTTGAGGACGTTGGCGGGGTGCAGGAGGCTAGGGTTGTGCAAGTGGAGGCTGTGCAGCCCCTCCTTTTGGAGAACCTGGCCCTGAGGGGCTGCTGTCAAGAAGCCTGGATCCTCTCTGGCAAGCAGCAG GTAGCAAAGTATGTGACACTGTACCAGGCCTTGCTGCGGCTGCCCCAGTACCAGACTGATCTCCTGCTCACCTTCAATCAGCCCCC CCCTGAGAATAGGTCATCTCTTGGCCCTGAAAATCTTTCACTTCCGCCCTGGAGCCTGGGTGACTTTGAACAGTTGGTGACCAGTCTGACCCTTCACGATCCCAACATCTTTGGTCCCCAGTAA
- the SLC25A35 gene encoding solute carrier family 25 member 35 isoform X1, translating to MDFLMSGLAACGACLFTNPLEVVKTRMQLQGELQAPGTYRRHYRNVFHAFITIGKVDGLAALQKGLAPALLYQFLMNGVRLGTYGLAEAGGCLHTAEGTLSPVRSAAAGALAGVMGAYLGSPIYMVKTHLQAQAATEIAVGHQYNHQGMFQALIKIGQKHGLVGLWRGALGGLPRVIVGSSTQLCTFSSTKDLMTQREIFPPQSWKVALVAAMVSGIAVVLAMTPFDVVSTRLYNQPTDAQGKGLMYRGLLDALLQTARIEGIWGMYKGIGASYFRLGPHTILSLFFWDQLRTLYYMYTK from the exons ATGGACTTCTTGATGAGCGGCCTGGCAGCCTGCGGGGCCTGTCTGTTCACCAATCCCCTGGAGGTGGTGAAGACCAGGATGCAGCTGCAGGGAGAACTGCAGGCCCCCGGGACCTACCGACGACACTACCGAAACGTCTTCCATGCCTTCATCACCATCGGCAAGGTGGACGGCCTGGCAGCCCTGCAGAagggcctggcccctgccctcttATACCAGTTCCTGATGAACGGCGTCCGGCTGGGCACCTACGGGCTGGCTGAAGCTGGGGGCTGCCTGCACACGGCTGAAGGCACCCTCAGCCCTGTCCGCAGCGCAGCAGCTGGAGCCCTGGCTGGGGTCATGGGAGCCTACTTGGGGAGCCCCATCTACATG GTGAAGACACACCTACAGGCACAGGCAGCCACAGAAATTGCTGTGGGGCACCAGTATAACCATCAG ggCATGTTTCAGGCGCTAATCAAGATTGGCCAGAAACATGGTCTGGTGGGGTTGTGGCGTGGGGCCCTGGGCGGCCTGCCCCGAGTTATCGTCGGTTCCTCCACCCAGCTGTGCACCTTCTCGTCCACCAAGGACCTCATGACCCAGCGGGAG ATATTTCCACCCCAGAGCTGGAAGGTGGCTCTGGTGGCCGCCATGGTGAGTGGCATTGCGGTGGTCCTGGCCATGACACCCTTTGACGTGGTCAGCACAAGGCTCTACAACCAGCCCACAGATGCTCAGGGCAAG GGCCTCATGTACCGGGGCTTGCTGGATGCTCTGTTGCAGACGGCTCGGATAGAGGGCATTTGGGGCATGTACAAGGGTATAGGTGCCTCCTACTTCCGCCTCGGCCCCCACAccatcctctccctcttcttctgggaccagcTGCGCACGCTCTACTACATGTACACCAAATAA
- the SLC25A35 gene encoding solute carrier family 25 member 35 isoform X2 yields the protein MDFLMSGLAACGACLFTNPLEVVKTRMQLQGELQAPGTYRRHYRNVFHAFITIGKVDGLAALQKGLAPALLYQFLMNGVRLGTYGLAEAGGCLHTAEGTLSPVRSAAAGALAGVMGAYLGSPIYMVKTHLQAQAATEIAVGHQYNHQIFPPQSWKVALVAAMVSGIAVVLAMTPFDVVSTRLYNQPTDAQGKGLMYRGLLDALLQTARIEGIWGMYKGIGASYFRLGPHTILSLFFWDQLRTLYYMYTK from the exons ATGGACTTCTTGATGAGCGGCCTGGCAGCCTGCGGGGCCTGTCTGTTCACCAATCCCCTGGAGGTGGTGAAGACCAGGATGCAGCTGCAGGGAGAACTGCAGGCCCCCGGGACCTACCGACGACACTACCGAAACGTCTTCCATGCCTTCATCACCATCGGCAAGGTGGACGGCCTGGCAGCCCTGCAGAagggcctggcccctgccctcttATACCAGTTCCTGATGAACGGCGTCCGGCTGGGCACCTACGGGCTGGCTGAAGCTGGGGGCTGCCTGCACACGGCTGAAGGCACCCTCAGCCCTGTCCGCAGCGCAGCAGCTGGAGCCCTGGCTGGGGTCATGGGAGCCTACTTGGGGAGCCCCATCTACATG GTGAAGACACACCTACAGGCACAGGCAGCCACAGAAATTGCTGTGGGGCACCAGTATAACCATCAG ATATTTCCACCCCAGAGCTGGAAGGTGGCTCTGGTGGCCGCCATGGTGAGTGGCATTGCGGTGGTCCTGGCCATGACACCCTTTGACGTGGTCAGCACAAGGCTCTACAACCAGCCCACAGATGCTCAGGGCAAG GGCCTCATGTACCGGGGCTTGCTGGATGCTCTGTTGCAGACGGCTCGGATAGAGGGCATTTGGGGCATGTACAAGGGTATAGGTGCCTCCTACTTCCGCCTCGGCCCCCACAccatcctctccctcttcttctgggaccagcTGCGCACGCTCTACTACATGTACACCAAATAA
- the ARHGEF15 gene encoding rho guanine nucleotide exchange factor 15 isoform X1: MSAQSLPAATPPTQKPPRIIRPRPPSRPRAAQSPGAHHNGSSPQEPPLTANEAPSLMCTPIFWEPPAPSLKPPALLPPSASKASLDSQTSPDSPSGTPSPVSRRSISPEPALRSPVPPPKPSGSPRTALPPLHSTRAPGQDGSASATGTVRRLAGRFEWGAEGRVQAPDALEPGPPGGLDVNGERETAQGILAGSGSQENGTPDAALACPPCCPCVCHVARPGLELRWVPLGGYEDGPRALCRASPLRTSRSRPSPPSQPPVVLTSYRSTAERKLLPPLKPPKPTRVRQDVTSSGDAPQPDLDLPSEDGIQTGDSPDGAPQNNPPATMEGREDEELEELKEPNWELPLQDEPLYQTYRAAVLSEELWGVSEDGGPSSANPGEAPPFARPPGPRNTLWQELPAVRASGLLDTLSPQERRMQESLFEVVTSEASYLRSLRLLTDTFVLSQALRDTLTPRDHHTLFSNVQRVQGVSERFLGKLLSRVRSSPHISDLCDVVHAHAVGPFSVYVDYVRNQQYQEETYSRLMDTNVRFSAELRRLQSLPKCQRLPLPSFLLLPFQRITRLRMLLQNILRQTEEGSSRQENAQKALGAVSKIIERCSAEVGRMKQTEELIRLTQRLRFHKVKALPLVSWSRRLELQGELTELGCRRGGVLFASRPRFTPLCLLLFSDLLLITQPKSGQRLQVLDYAHRSLVQAQQVPDPSGPPTFRLSLLSNHQGRPTHRLLQASSLSDMQRWLGAFPTPGPLPCSPGTIYEDCDCSQELCSETSTPAKTEGRNLESRAPHKHLHKSPEGWLKGLPGAFPAQLVCEVTGEHERRKHLRQHQRLLEAVGPSSGSPSAPQP; encoded by the exons ATGTCAGCTCAGTCTCTTCCTGCAGCAACACCCCCTACCCAGAAGCCCCCTCGGATCATCCGGCCGCGCCCCCCTTCTCGCCCCCGGGCTGCCCAGTCCCCGGGGGCCCACCACAACGGCTCCTCTCCACAAGAGCCTCCCCTCACTGCCAACGAGGCGCCAAGCCTGATGTGCACCCCCATCTTCTGGGAGCCCCCAGCCCCGTCCCTCAAGCCCCCAGCCCTTCTGCCCCCGTCAGCTTCTAAAGCCAGCCTCGACTCCCAGACTTCCCCAGACTCGCCTTCCGGCACCCCCAGCCCAGTGTCCCGGCGCTCCATCTCCCCAGAACCTGCTCTCCGGTCTCCAGTGCCCCCACCCAAACCCTCCGGGTCACCCCGAACAGCTCTGCCCCCGCTCCACTCGACCCGGGCCCCTGGCCAGGATGGCTCTGCCTCGGCCACAGGCACCGTGCGGAGACTGGCTGGCAGGTTCGAGTGGGGGGCTGAAGGCAGGGTCCAGGCTCCAGATGCCCTGGAGCCGGGTCCTCCAGGGGGACTGGATGtgaatggggagagagagaccGCCCAGGGCATCCTCGCTGGGAGTGGGTCCCAGGAGAACGGCACTCCAG ATGCTGCGCTGGcctgccctccctgctgccctTGTGTCTGCCACGTGGCCCGGCCCGGCCTGGAGCTCCGATGGGTGCCACTGGGGGGCTATGAGGACGGCCCCAGGGCCCTCTGCCGGGCCTCCCCACTGCGGACCTCCCGCTCCCGCCCCAGCCCTCCAAGCCAGCCCCCAGTTGTCCTCACGTCCTACCGCTCCACTGCCGAGCGCAAACTCCTGCCACCCCTCAAGCCCCCCAAACCAACTCGGGTCAGACAGGACGTCACCAGCTCTGGGGACGCCCCACAGCCAGATCTCGATCTGCCCTCTGAAGATGGAATCCAAACAG GGGACAGTCCCGATGGCGCCCCTCAGAACAATCCTCCAGCCACCATGGAGGGCAG GGAGGACgaggagctggaggagctgaAGGAACCGAACTGGGAGCTGCCCCTGCAGGACG AGCCCCTGTACCAGACCTATCGCGCAGCCGTGCTGTCAGAGGAGCTGTGGGGGGTCAGTGAGGATGGGGGACCCTCTTCAGCAAATCCTGGGGAAGCTCCCCCCTTCGCCCGGCCCCCCGGGCCTCGCAACACGCTGTGGCAGGAGCTTCCGGCTGTGCGAGCCAGCGGCCTCCTGGACACCCTCAGCCCCCAGGAGAGGCGCATGCAGGAG AGCCTGTTCGAGGTGGTGACATCCGAGGCCTCGTACCTGCGCTCCCTACGGCTGCTGACCGACACCTTTGTGCTGAGCCAGGCGCTCCGGGACACGCTCACCCCCCGGGATCACCACACCCTCTTCTCCAACGTGCAGCGCGTCCAGGGAGTCAGTGAGCG GTTTCTAGGGAAGTTACTGTCCCGTGTGCGCTCTTCCCCCCACATCAGCGACCTGTGCGACGTGGTGCACGCCCACGCCGTGGGGCCTTTCTCCGTGTACGTGGATTACGTGCGGAACCAGCAGTATCAGGAGGAGACGTACAGCCGCCTGAT GGACACGAACGTGCGCTTCTCCGCGGAGCTGCGGCGGCTGCAGAGCCTCCCCAAGTGCCAGCGGCTCCCGCTGCCGTCCTTCCTGCTGCTGCCCTTTCAGCGCATCACGCGGCTCCGCATGCTGCTGCAG AATATCCTGCGCCAGACAGAGGAGGGGTCCAGCCGCCAGGAGAATGCCCAGAAGGCTCTGGGTGCTGTCAGCAAG ATCATTGAGCGGTGCAGCGCCGAGGTGGGGCGCATGAAGCAGACAGAGGAGCTGATCCGGCTCACGCAGAGGCTGCGCTTCCACAAAGTCAAG GCCCTGCCCCTGGTCTCCTGGTCCAGGCGCCTGGAGTTGCAGGGGGAGCTGACTGAGTTAGGATGCAGGAGGGGGGGTGTGCTCTTCGCCTCCCGCCCCCGCTTCACCCCCCTCTGCCTGCTGCTCTTCAGTGACCTGCTGCTCATCACTCAGCCCAAGAG TGGGCAGCGGCTACAGGTTCTGGACTATGCCCATCGCTCCCTGGTCCAGGCCCAGCAGGTCCCGGACCCATCTGGACCACCTACGTTCCGCCTCTCCCTTCTCAGCAACCACCAGGGCCGTCCCACCCACCGGCTACTCCAAGCTTCATCCCT ATCAGACATGCAGCGCTGGCTGGGAGCCTTCCCTACCCCAGgcccccttccctgctccccgGGCACCATCTATGAGGACTGTG ACTGTTCCCAGGAACTCTGTTCAGAGACTTCCACACCTGCCAAGACTGAGGGACGGAATCTAGAGTCCAGGGCTCCCCACAAGCACCTACACAAGAGCCCCGAAG
- the ARHGEF15 gene encoding rho guanine nucleotide exchange factor 15 isoform X2 — MSAQSLPAATPPTQKPPRIIRPRPPSRPRAAQSPGAHHNGSSPQEPPLTANEAPSLMCTPIFWEPPAPSLKPPALLPPSASKASLDSQTSPDSPSGTPSPVSRRSISPEPALRSPVPPPKPSGSPRTALPPLHSTRAPGQDGSASATGTVRRLAGRFEWGAEGRVQAPDALEPGPPGGLDVNGERETAQGILAGSGSQENGTPDAALACPPCCPCVCHVARPGLELRWVPLGGYEDGPRALCRASPLRTSRSRPSPPSQPPVVLTSYRSTAERKLLPPLKPPKPTRVRQDVTSSGDAPQPDLDLPSEDGIQTGDSPDGAPQNNPPATMEGREDEELEELKEPNWELPLQDEPLYQTYRAAVLSEELWGVSEDGGPSSANPGEAPPFARPPGPRNTLWQELPAVRASGLLDTLSPQERRMQESLFEVVTSEASYLRSLRLLTDTFVLSQALRDTLTPRDHHTLFSNVQRVQGVSERDLCDVVHAHAVGPFSVYVDYVRNQQYQEETYSRLMDTNVRFSAELRRLQSLPKCQRLPLPSFLLLPFQRITRLRMLLQNILRQTEEGSSRQENAQKALGAVSKIIERCSAEVGRMKQTEELIRLTQRLRFHKVKALPLVSWSRRLELQGELTELGCRRGGVLFASRPRFTPLCLLLFSDLLLITQPKSGQRLQVLDYAHRSLVQAQQVPDPSGPPTFRLSLLSNHQGRPTHRLLQASSLSDMQRWLGAFPTPGPLPCSPGTIYEDCDCSQELCSETSTPAKTEGRNLESRAPHKHLHKSPEGWLKGLPGAFPAQLVCEVTGEHERRKHLRQHQRLLEAVGPSSGSPSAPQP; from the exons ATGTCAGCTCAGTCTCTTCCTGCAGCAACACCCCCTACCCAGAAGCCCCCTCGGATCATCCGGCCGCGCCCCCCTTCTCGCCCCCGGGCTGCCCAGTCCCCGGGGGCCCACCACAACGGCTCCTCTCCACAAGAGCCTCCCCTCACTGCCAACGAGGCGCCAAGCCTGATGTGCACCCCCATCTTCTGGGAGCCCCCAGCCCCGTCCCTCAAGCCCCCAGCCCTTCTGCCCCCGTCAGCTTCTAAAGCCAGCCTCGACTCCCAGACTTCCCCAGACTCGCCTTCCGGCACCCCCAGCCCAGTGTCCCGGCGCTCCATCTCCCCAGAACCTGCTCTCCGGTCTCCAGTGCCCCCACCCAAACCCTCCGGGTCACCCCGAACAGCTCTGCCCCCGCTCCACTCGACCCGGGCCCCTGGCCAGGATGGCTCTGCCTCGGCCACAGGCACCGTGCGGAGACTGGCTGGCAGGTTCGAGTGGGGGGCTGAAGGCAGGGTCCAGGCTCCAGATGCCCTGGAGCCGGGTCCTCCAGGGGGACTGGATGtgaatggggagagagagaccGCCCAGGGCATCCTCGCTGGGAGTGGGTCCCAGGAGAACGGCACTCCAG ATGCTGCGCTGGcctgccctccctgctgccctTGTGTCTGCCACGTGGCCCGGCCCGGCCTGGAGCTCCGATGGGTGCCACTGGGGGGCTATGAGGACGGCCCCAGGGCCCTCTGCCGGGCCTCCCCACTGCGGACCTCCCGCTCCCGCCCCAGCCCTCCAAGCCAGCCCCCAGTTGTCCTCACGTCCTACCGCTCCACTGCCGAGCGCAAACTCCTGCCACCCCTCAAGCCCCCCAAACCAACTCGGGTCAGACAGGACGTCACCAGCTCTGGGGACGCCCCACAGCCAGATCTCGATCTGCCCTCTGAAGATGGAATCCAAACAG GGGACAGTCCCGATGGCGCCCCTCAGAACAATCCTCCAGCCACCATGGAGGGCAG GGAGGACgaggagctggaggagctgaAGGAACCGAACTGGGAGCTGCCCCTGCAGGACG AGCCCCTGTACCAGACCTATCGCGCAGCCGTGCTGTCAGAGGAGCTGTGGGGGGTCAGTGAGGATGGGGGACCCTCTTCAGCAAATCCTGGGGAAGCTCCCCCCTTCGCCCGGCCCCCCGGGCCTCGCAACACGCTGTGGCAGGAGCTTCCGGCTGTGCGAGCCAGCGGCCTCCTGGACACCCTCAGCCCCCAGGAGAGGCGCATGCAGGAG AGCCTGTTCGAGGTGGTGACATCCGAGGCCTCGTACCTGCGCTCCCTACGGCTGCTGACCGACACCTTTGTGCTGAGCCAGGCGCTCCGGGACACGCTCACCCCCCGGGATCACCACACCCTCTTCTCCAACGTGCAGCGCGTCCAGGGAGTCAGTGAGCG CGACCTGTGCGACGTGGTGCACGCCCACGCCGTGGGGCCTTTCTCCGTGTACGTGGATTACGTGCGGAACCAGCAGTATCAGGAGGAGACGTACAGCCGCCTGAT GGACACGAACGTGCGCTTCTCCGCGGAGCTGCGGCGGCTGCAGAGCCTCCCCAAGTGCCAGCGGCTCCCGCTGCCGTCCTTCCTGCTGCTGCCCTTTCAGCGCATCACGCGGCTCCGCATGCTGCTGCAG AATATCCTGCGCCAGACAGAGGAGGGGTCCAGCCGCCAGGAGAATGCCCAGAAGGCTCTGGGTGCTGTCAGCAAG ATCATTGAGCGGTGCAGCGCCGAGGTGGGGCGCATGAAGCAGACAGAGGAGCTGATCCGGCTCACGCAGAGGCTGCGCTTCCACAAAGTCAAG GCCCTGCCCCTGGTCTCCTGGTCCAGGCGCCTGGAGTTGCAGGGGGAGCTGACTGAGTTAGGATGCAGGAGGGGGGGTGTGCTCTTCGCCTCCCGCCCCCGCTTCACCCCCCTCTGCCTGCTGCTCTTCAGTGACCTGCTGCTCATCACTCAGCCCAAGAG TGGGCAGCGGCTACAGGTTCTGGACTATGCCCATCGCTCCCTGGTCCAGGCCCAGCAGGTCCCGGACCCATCTGGACCACCTACGTTCCGCCTCTCCCTTCTCAGCAACCACCAGGGCCGTCCCACCCACCGGCTACTCCAAGCTTCATCCCT ATCAGACATGCAGCGCTGGCTGGGAGCCTTCCCTACCCCAGgcccccttccctgctccccgGGCACCATCTATGAGGACTGTG ACTGTTCCCAGGAACTCTGTTCAGAGACTTCCACACCTGCCAAGACTGAGGGACGGAATCTAGAGTCCAGGGCTCCCCACAAGCACCTACACAAGAGCCCCGAAG
- the ARHGEF15 gene encoding rho guanine nucleotide exchange factor 15 isoform X3 yields the protein MSAQSLPAATPPTQKPPRIIRPRPPSRPRAAQSPGAHHNGSSPQEPPLTANEAPSLMCTPIFWEPPAPSLKPPALLPPSASKASLDSQTSPDSPSGTPSPVSRRSISPEPALRSPVPPPKPSGSPRTALPPLHSTRAPGQDGSASATGTVRRLAGRFEWGAEGRVQAPDALEPGPPGGLDVNGERETAQGILAGSGSQENGTPDAALACPPCCPCVCHVARPGLELRWVPLGGYEDGPRALCRASPLRTSRSRPSPPSQPPVVLTSYRSTAERKLLPPLKPPKPTRVRQDVTSSGDAPQPDLDLPSEDGIQTGDSPDGAPQNNPPATMEGREDEELEELKEPNWELPLQDEPLYQTYRAAVLSEELWGSLFEVVTSEASYLRSLRLLTDTFVLSQALRDTLTPRDHHTLFSNVQRVQGVSERFLGKLLSRVRSSPHISDLCDVVHAHAVGPFSVYVDYVRNQQYQEETYSRLMDTNVRFSAELRRLQSLPKCQRLPLPSFLLLPFQRITRLRMLLQNILRQTEEGSSRQENAQKALGAVSKIIERCSAEVGRMKQTEELIRLTQRLRFHKVKALPLVSWSRRLELQGELTELGCRRGGVLFASRPRFTPLCLLLFSDLLLITQPKSGQRLQVLDYAHRSLVQAQQVPDPSGPPTFRLSLLSNHQGRPTHRLLQASSLSDMQRWLGAFPTPGPLPCSPGTIYEDCDCSQELCSETSTPAKTEGRNLESRAPHKHLHKSPEGWLKGLPGAFPAQLVCEVTGEHERRKHLRQHQRLLEAVGPSSGSPSAPQP from the exons ATGTCAGCTCAGTCTCTTCCTGCAGCAACACCCCCTACCCAGAAGCCCCCTCGGATCATCCGGCCGCGCCCCCCTTCTCGCCCCCGGGCTGCCCAGTCCCCGGGGGCCCACCACAACGGCTCCTCTCCACAAGAGCCTCCCCTCACTGCCAACGAGGCGCCAAGCCTGATGTGCACCCCCATCTTCTGGGAGCCCCCAGCCCCGTCCCTCAAGCCCCCAGCCCTTCTGCCCCCGTCAGCTTCTAAAGCCAGCCTCGACTCCCAGACTTCCCCAGACTCGCCTTCCGGCACCCCCAGCCCAGTGTCCCGGCGCTCCATCTCCCCAGAACCTGCTCTCCGGTCTCCAGTGCCCCCACCCAAACCCTCCGGGTCACCCCGAACAGCTCTGCCCCCGCTCCACTCGACCCGGGCCCCTGGCCAGGATGGCTCTGCCTCGGCCACAGGCACCGTGCGGAGACTGGCTGGCAGGTTCGAGTGGGGGGCTGAAGGCAGGGTCCAGGCTCCAGATGCCCTGGAGCCGGGTCCTCCAGGGGGACTGGATGtgaatggggagagagagaccGCCCAGGGCATCCTCGCTGGGAGTGGGTCCCAGGAGAACGGCACTCCAG ATGCTGCGCTGGcctgccctccctgctgccctTGTGTCTGCCACGTGGCCCGGCCCGGCCTGGAGCTCCGATGGGTGCCACTGGGGGGCTATGAGGACGGCCCCAGGGCCCTCTGCCGGGCCTCCCCACTGCGGACCTCCCGCTCCCGCCCCAGCCCTCCAAGCCAGCCCCCAGTTGTCCTCACGTCCTACCGCTCCACTGCCGAGCGCAAACTCCTGCCACCCCTCAAGCCCCCCAAACCAACTCGGGTCAGACAGGACGTCACCAGCTCTGGGGACGCCCCACAGCCAGATCTCGATCTGCCCTCTGAAGATGGAATCCAAACAG GGGACAGTCCCGATGGCGCCCCTCAGAACAATCCTCCAGCCACCATGGAGGGCAG GGAGGACgaggagctggaggagctgaAGGAACCGAACTGGGAGCTGCCCCTGCAGGACG AGCCCCTGTACCAGACCTATCGCGCAGCCGTGCTGTCAGAGGAGCTGTGGGGG AGCCTGTTCGAGGTGGTGACATCCGAGGCCTCGTACCTGCGCTCCCTACGGCTGCTGACCGACACCTTTGTGCTGAGCCAGGCGCTCCGGGACACGCTCACCCCCCGGGATCACCACACCCTCTTCTCCAACGTGCAGCGCGTCCAGGGAGTCAGTGAGCG GTTTCTAGGGAAGTTACTGTCCCGTGTGCGCTCTTCCCCCCACATCAGCGACCTGTGCGACGTGGTGCACGCCCACGCCGTGGGGCCTTTCTCCGTGTACGTGGATTACGTGCGGAACCAGCAGTATCAGGAGGAGACGTACAGCCGCCTGAT GGACACGAACGTGCGCTTCTCCGCGGAGCTGCGGCGGCTGCAGAGCCTCCCCAAGTGCCAGCGGCTCCCGCTGCCGTCCTTCCTGCTGCTGCCCTTTCAGCGCATCACGCGGCTCCGCATGCTGCTGCAG AATATCCTGCGCCAGACAGAGGAGGGGTCCAGCCGCCAGGAGAATGCCCAGAAGGCTCTGGGTGCTGTCAGCAAG ATCATTGAGCGGTGCAGCGCCGAGGTGGGGCGCATGAAGCAGACAGAGGAGCTGATCCGGCTCACGCAGAGGCTGCGCTTCCACAAAGTCAAG GCCCTGCCCCTGGTCTCCTGGTCCAGGCGCCTGGAGTTGCAGGGGGAGCTGACTGAGTTAGGATGCAGGAGGGGGGGTGTGCTCTTCGCCTCCCGCCCCCGCTTCACCCCCCTCTGCCTGCTGCTCTTCAGTGACCTGCTGCTCATCACTCAGCCCAAGAG TGGGCAGCGGCTACAGGTTCTGGACTATGCCCATCGCTCCCTGGTCCAGGCCCAGCAGGTCCCGGACCCATCTGGACCACCTACGTTCCGCCTCTCCCTTCTCAGCAACCACCAGGGCCGTCCCACCCACCGGCTACTCCAAGCTTCATCCCT ATCAGACATGCAGCGCTGGCTGGGAGCCTTCCCTACCCCAGgcccccttccctgctccccgGGCACCATCTATGAGGACTGTG ACTGTTCCCAGGAACTCTGTTCAGAGACTTCCACACCTGCCAAGACTGAGGGACGGAATCTAGAGTCCAGGGCTCCCCACAAGCACCTACACAAGAGCCCCGAAG